A genome region from Salvia splendens isolate huo1 chromosome 19, SspV2, whole genome shotgun sequence includes the following:
- the LOC121778299 gene encoding uncharacterized protein LOC121778299, producing MCRNKEATVRLGGQYSPHLHPHCTHLVVQSFHGRKFEHAMQHGTTKGLLPVTIGWFVDSVKRNVRLKETVYSVNSIGDDGLAIIDFKRLDQSSGAENSCLPSGLLKHTKQSDFCGAPGSQFPERERKRLSTSPSFSSQTFYADIDVPAELLNKVSEALSAEGAILLDQWFVGCNATYVVCEGLLYENICDTQPML from the exons ATGTGTAGAAACAAGGAAGCAACGGTGAGATTGGGAGGTCAATATAGTCCTCATCTCCATCCTCACTGCACCCACTTGGTGGTTCAG AGCTTTCATGGACGTAAGTTTGAGCACGCTATGCAACACGGAACTACTAAGGGTTTACTCCCGGTAACAATTGGGTGGTTTGTGGATAGTGTCAAGAGGAATG TTAGGCTGAAAGAAACAGTGTACAGTGTTAATAGCATTGGAGATGATGGTTTAGCAATTATCGACTTCAAACGGCTTGATCAGAGCTCTGGTGCAGAAAATTCGTGTCTGCCTTCTGGTTTGCTGAAGCATACTAAACAATCCGACTTCTGTGGAGCTCCTGGCTCCCAGTTtccagagagggagagaaaaagacTCTCCACTTCGCCATCCTTTTCCAGTCAAACCTTTTATGCTGATATAGATGTACCAGCTGAGCTTCTCAATAAG GTTTCTGAGGCTCTCTCTGCTGAAGGTGCTATCTTACTAGATCAATGGTTTGTTGGCTGCAATGCTACTTATGTAGTATGTGAAGGCCTTCTATACGAAAATATATGCGACACTCAACCAATGTTGTAA